The proteins below are encoded in one region of Ephemeroptericola cinctiostellae:
- a CDS encoding 50S ribosomal protein L25/general stress protein Ctc has protein sequence MKIIATSRSLHGTGASRRMRNSGVTPAVVYGAADAATSIEIDHNSLFHALRKEGVRYSVLDLEIDGTVEQVLVRDVQVHPFKPMILHVDFQRVKADEAITFKVPLKFVGGETSPAVKIGGQRIKAAVFNVKITCLPKDLPNAVEVDVSKLEPSQAFKASQLALPAGVTLVLGKQKDITLAAAGK, from the coding sequence ATGAAAATTATTGCCACTAGCCGTTCTTTGCATGGCACGGGTGCGAGCCGCCGTATGCGTAACAGCGGCGTGACGCCTGCAGTCGTCTACGGTGCAGCAGATGCTGCAACATCAATCGAAATCGATCACAACAGCCTGTTTCACGCTTTGCGTAAAGAAGGCGTGCGTTACTCAGTTTTGGATTTGGAAATCGACGGTACTGTTGAACAAGTATTGGTACGCGATGTTCAAGTTCACCCATTCAAACCAATGATTTTGCACGTTGACTTTCAACGCGTGAAAGCAGATGAGGCGATCACATTCAAAGTGCCTTTGAAATTCGTTGGCGGCGAAACATCACCTGCAGTTAAAATCGGTGGCCAACGCATCAAAGCCGCTGTATTCAATGTAAAAATCACTTGCCTGCCAAAAGACTTACCAAACGCAGTCGAAGTTGACGTGTCTAAACTCGAACCAAGCCAAGCCTTCAAGGCCAGTCAATTGGCATTGCCAGCAGGCGTAACTTTGGTTTTGGGCAAACAAAAAGACATCACTTTGGCAGCTGCGGGTAAATAA
- a CDS encoding glutamate synthase-related protein: protein MNELTQTVAPSAAELDVLTVKRERERATALGLYDATQEHDACGVGFVTHIKGQRSHAIVQQGLLILHNLDHRGAVGADALMGDGAGILLQIPDALYREEMARQGVMLPPAGEYGVGMIFLPKEEASRLACEQELERTVKAEGQVVLGWRDVPVDAEMAMSPTVKATEPVIRQIFIGRGPDVMVTDALERKLYVIRKTASHRIQSLQLQHGKEYFVPSMSARTVVYKGLLLCDQVGRYFKDLSDHRTISAIALVHQRFSTNTFPAWELAHPYRFIAHNGEINTVKGNVNWIKARQKAISSAVLGDDLEKLWPLIYPGQSDTASFDNCLELLVMSGYPLAHAMMMMVPEAWEQHEQMDQSRRAFYEYHAALMEPWDGPAALCFTDGRQIGATLDRNGLRPARYVVTDDDLVILASESGVLPIPDAKIKQKWRLQPGKMLLIDTEQGRIIADEEIKKNLSTARPYKEWNAKLSLKLEHVLTPVEERPVPKSELLDRQQAFGYTQEDVKLILQSMGQNGEEATGSMGNDTPMAVLSKKHKSFYQYFRQLFAQVTNPPIDPIREQMVMSLVSFIGPKPNLLDINNTNPPMRLEVSQPVLNYDEMAKIRHIEKYTNGKFKSYTLDMKYPSKWGADGIEAQLASLCAQAVDAVKAGHNVLVLSDRGVDADHLPIPALLATSAIHQHLVESGLRTSTGLVVETGSAREVHHFALLGGYGAEAVHPYLAFATLTDMVQHGLITGKKPSEAIAYFIKGVGKGMQKVMSKMGISTYMSYTGSQIFEAVGLKRDLVDKYFKGTASTIEGMGLFEVAQEAVVLHQHAFGEKHALQNKLMTGGEYAWRARGEEHMWTPDAIAKLQHSTRNNNYQSYKEYAQIINDQSKRHMTFRGLFEFKVNPARAISIDEVEPATEIVKRFATGAMSLGSISSEAHSTLAVAMNRIGGKSNTGEGGEDPKRYRAEMQTGESGIIDGTTIADIIGADRILANIPMKKGDSLRSRIKQVASGRFGVTAEYLSSADQIQIKMAQGAKPGEGGQLPGGKVSEYIGALRHSTPGVGLISPPPHHDIYSIEDLAQLIHDLKNVNPSSSISVKLVAENGVGTVAAGVAKAKADHIVIAGHDGGTGASPLSSVKYAGAPWELGLAETQQTLVLNRLRSRVVVQVDGQIKTGRDVVIGALLGAEEFGFATAPLVVQGCIMMRKCHLNTCPVGVATQDPVLRAKFTGQPEHVVNYFFFIAEEVRELMAQLGARTLEELVGRSDLLDMRQGVTHWKAKGLDFSRIFHQVPNAIGDTSFQSLTQDHGLDNALDQQLIAQSESALTEGKPVSFIQSVRNLNRSVGAMLSGRVARRYGHAGLPDDTIHIQMNGTAGQSFAAFLAHGVTFDLVGEGNDYVGKGLSGGRIIVRPNNSFRGASHENIIVGNTVLYGAIAGQAYLSGVAGERFAVRNSGAAAVVEGTGDHGCEYMTGGTVVVLGETGRNFAAGMSGGVAYIYDPRQEFAVKCNTSMVALSSVLDESEQKQKDAVWHRLTSESDPASDEVNLRTLIENHFKYTGSERAREILDNWATALGKFVKVMPIDYRKVLEKQTQESEAA from the coding sequence ATGAATGAGCTTACCCAAACGGTTGCGCCAAGCGCAGCGGAACTCGATGTGTTGACTGTCAAGCGTGAGCGTGAACGGGCAACGGCGCTCGGTTTGTATGATGCAACGCAAGAACATGATGCATGTGGTGTGGGTTTTGTCACCCACATCAAAGGGCAACGCAGCCATGCGATTGTTCAACAAGGTCTGTTGATTTTGCATAACTTGGATCACCGTGGTGCGGTGGGCGCAGATGCACTGATGGGCGACGGTGCAGGCATTTTGTTGCAAATTCCAGACGCGCTGTACCGCGAGGAAATGGCACGCCAAGGTGTGATGTTGCCTCCAGCGGGTGAGTATGGTGTGGGCATGATTTTCCTGCCAAAAGAAGAAGCCTCTCGTTTGGCATGTGAGCAAGAGCTTGAGCGTACCGTTAAAGCTGAAGGTCAGGTGGTTCTGGGCTGGCGTGATGTGCCTGTGGATGCAGAAATGGCCATGTCGCCAACGGTAAAAGCCACTGAGCCCGTGATTCGTCAGATTTTCATCGGTCGCGGCCCTGACGTCATGGTCACCGATGCCCTCGAGCGCAAATTGTACGTGATCCGTAAAACCGCATCACATCGCATCCAATCGCTCCAGTTGCAACACGGTAAAGAGTATTTCGTGCCTTCGATGAGCGCGCGCACCGTGGTGTATAAAGGGTTGTTGCTGTGCGATCAAGTCGGTCGTTATTTCAAGGATTTGTCCGATCATCGCACGATTTCTGCCATTGCATTGGTGCATCAACGTTTCTCGACCAACACGTTTCCTGCATGGGAATTGGCTCACCCGTATCGCTTCATTGCGCACAATGGCGAGATCAACACGGTTAAAGGCAATGTGAATTGGATCAAAGCGCGTCAAAAAGCCATTTCATCGGCAGTGTTGGGTGACGATTTAGAAAAATTATGGCCTTTAATTTATCCTGGTCAATCCGATACGGCCTCATTCGATAACTGTTTGGAGTTGTTGGTGATGTCGGGCTATCCGCTCGCCCACGCCATGATGATGATGGTGCCCGAAGCATGGGAACAGCACGAGCAAATGGATCAATCACGCCGCGCGTTTTATGAATACCACGCTGCATTGATGGAGCCATGGGATGGCCCTGCCGCATTGTGCTTCACCGACGGTCGCCAAATTGGCGCGACCCTTGATCGCAATGGTTTGCGTCCTGCGCGTTATGTCGTGACCGATGATGATTTGGTGATCTTGGCTTCAGAGTCAGGCGTGTTGCCGATTCCTGATGCGAAAATCAAACAAAAATGGCGTTTGCAGCCCGGTAAAATGTTGCTCATTGACACAGAGCAAGGCCGCATCATTGCCGATGAAGAAATCAAGAAAAACCTGTCAACCGCGCGTCCGTACAAAGAGTGGAATGCCAAGCTGTCACTGAAGCTTGAACACGTTTTGACGCCTGTTGAAGAGCGTCCTGTGCCCAAATCAGAGTTGCTTGATCGTCAGCAAGCTTTCGGTTACACGCAAGAAGACGTGAAGTTGATTTTGCAATCAATGGGTCAAAATGGCGAAGAAGCCACAGGCTCGATGGGCAATGACACGCCCATGGCCGTGTTGTCAAAAAAACACAAATCATTTTATCAATACTTCCGACAGCTGTTTGCGCAAGTGACCAACCCGCCGATCGATCCGATTCGTGAGCAAATGGTCATGTCTTTGGTCTCGTTCATCGGCCCCAAGCCGAATTTGCTCGACATCAACAACACCAACCCGCCGATGCGTTTGGAGGTGTCACAACCTGTATTGAATTACGATGAAATGGCGAAAATCCGCCACATCGAAAAATACACCAATGGCAAATTCAAAAGCTACACGTTGGACATGAAATACCCTTCGAAATGGGGTGCCGATGGCATCGAGGCGCAATTGGCTTCGCTGTGCGCACAAGCCGTTGATGCCGTGAAAGCGGGTCACAATGTGCTGGTCTTGTCGGACCGTGGGGTGGATGCGGATCATTTGCCAATTCCTGCCTTGTTGGCAACTTCAGCGATTCACCAGCATTTGGTGGAGTCGGGTTTGCGCACCTCAACAGGTCTCGTGGTTGAAACAGGCAGCGCACGCGAAGTCCATCATTTTGCCTTACTTGGAGGCTATGGTGCAGAGGCGGTTCACCCGTACTTGGCCTTTGCCACGCTGACAGACATGGTTCAACATGGTCTGATCACGGGCAAAAAACCATCGGAAGCCATCGCCTACTTCATCAAAGGTGTGGGCAAAGGCATGCAAAAAGTCATGTCAAAAATGGGCATTTCGACCTACATGTCGTACACCGGTTCGCAAATTTTTGAAGCGGTGGGCTTAAAACGTGATTTGGTGGACAAGTATTTCAAAGGCACGGCCAGCACGATTGAAGGCATGGGTTTATTTGAAGTGGCGCAAGAAGCAGTGGTCTTGCATCAGCATGCTTTTGGCGAGAAACATGCGTTGCAAAATAAACTCATGACAGGTGGCGAGTACGCATGGCGCGCGCGTGGCGAAGAGCACATGTGGACGCCTGATGCGATTGCAAAATTGCAACACTCGACCCGCAATAACAACTACCAAAGTTATAAAGAATACGCGCAAATCATCAATGACCAATCCAAACGCCACATGACTTTCCGTGGGTTGTTTGAATTTAAAGTCAATCCCGCCCGCGCGATTTCGATTGACGAAGTTGAGCCCGCGACAGAAATTGTCAAGCGTTTCGCCACAGGCGCGATGAGCTTGGGTTCGATTTCATCTGAAGCGCACTCGACTTTGGCGGTGGCGATGAATCGCATTGGTGGCAAATCAAACACGGGCGAGGGTGGTGAAGATCCTAAACGTTACCGTGCTGAAATGCAAACGGGCGAATCCGGCATCATCGACGGCACAACGATTGCAGACATCATTGGTGCGGATCGTATTTTGGCCAACATTCCGATGAAAAAAGGCGATTCTTTGCGCTCGCGCATCAAGCAGGTGGCCTCGGGTCGCTTTGGTGTGACCGCGGAATACTTGTCTTCAGCCGATCAAATTCAGATCAAAATGGCACAAGGCGCGAAACCCGGTGAAGGTGGTCAATTGCCTGGCGGTAAAGTGTCGGAGTACATTGGTGCCTTACGCCATTCCACTCCTGGCGTGGGTTTGATTTCACCGCCACCACACCATGACATTTACTCGATTGAAGATTTGGCGCAGTTGATTCATGACTTGAAAAACGTCAACCCATCGTCTTCGATTTCGGTCAAATTGGTGGCTGAAAACGGCGTGGGTACCGTTGCGGCGGGCGTTGCCAAAGCCAAAGCCGATCACATCGTGATTGCAGGCCATGACGGCGGCACAGGCGCATCACCTTTGTCGTCGGTTAAATACGCAGGCGCACCATGGGAATTGGGTTTGGCGGAAACGCAACAAACTTTGGTCTTGAACCGCTTGCGCTCACGCGTGGTGGTGCAGGTCGACGGTCAAATCAAAACAGGCCGTGATGTGGTGATTGGTGCGCTGTTGGGTGCAGAGGAATTTGGTTTTGCCACCGCACCATTGGTCGTTCAAGGTTGCATCATGATGCGTAAATGCCATTTGAACACGTGCCCTGTTGGTGTGGCGACGCAAGACCCTGTTTTGCGTGCGAAATTCACGGGTCAGCCTGAGCATGTGGTCAACTATTTCTTCTTCATTGCAGAGGAAGTGCGTGAGTTGATGGCGCAGCTTGGTGCGCGCACGCTGGAAGAATTGGTCGGCCGCAGTGATTTGCTCGACATGCGCCAAGGTGTGACCCATTGGAAAGCCAAAGGCTTGGATTTCTCTCGCATCTTCCATCAAGTGCCCAATGCCATCGGTGACACAAGCTTCCAGTCGCTGACGCAAGACCATGGTTTGGACAATGCGCTTGATCAGCAATTGATTGCTCAAAGTGAATCTGCATTGACCGAAGGCAAGCCCGTGTCGTTCATTCAGTCTGTGCGCAATTTGAACCGTTCGGTGGGGGCCATGTTGTCAGGTCGCGTTGCCCGTCGCTATGGCCACGCTGGTTTGCCCGATGACACGATTCACATTCAGATGAATGGTACGGCGGGTCAAAGTTTTGCAGCTTTCCTTGCGCATGGCGTGACATTTGACCTCGTGGGTGAAGGCAATGATTACGTGGGCAAAGGTTTGTCAGGTGGTCGCATCATCGTGCGCCCAAACAACAGCTTCCGTGGCGCATCGCATGAAAACATCATTGTTGGTAACACCGTGTTGTACGGGGCGATTGCAGGTCAAGCCTATTTGTCAGGTGTTGCTGGCGAACGTTTTGCCGTGCGTAATTCAGGTGCAGCCGCAGTCGTGGAAGGCACAGGCGATCATGGCTGCGAATACATGACGGGCGGTACCGTGGTGGTCTTGGGTGAAACGGGTCGTAATTTTGCTGCGGGCATGAGCGGTGGTGTGGCTTATATTTACGACCCCCGTCAAGAATTTGCAGTGAAATGCAACACCTCAATGGTGGCTTTAAGCTCAGTGCTGGATGAATCTGAGCAGAAGCAAAAAGACGCGGTGTGGCACCGCTTGACTTCAGAATCGGATCCTGCGTCTGATGAAGTCAACTTGCGAACTTTAATTGAAAACCATTTCAAATACACGGGTTCTGAACGTGCACGTGAGATCTTGGATAATTGGGCAACGGCTTTGGGTAAATTTGTCAAAGTGATGCCGATTGATTACCGCAAGGTGCTTGAAAAACAGACTCAAGAAAGCGAAGCGGCATAA
- a CDS encoding ribose-phosphate pyrophosphokinase, producing the protein MATNDLMIFTGNANPKLAKDVADYLRLPLGQADVGRFSDGEIAVEINENVRGKDVFILQSTCAPTNDSLMEVLTMVDALKRASAGRITAAIPYFGYARQDRRTRSARVAITAKLVANMLVAAGVDRVMTMDLHADQIQGFFDVPVDNIYASPLLLDDLFAKKFDDMVVVSPDVGGVARARAFAKKLECDLAIIDKRRPKANVSEVMNIIGDIEGRTCVLMDDMVDTAGTLCKAADVLKARGAKQVLAYCTHPVLSGPAIERLTDSVLDELVVTDTIPLSAAAIASGKIRQLSCAKLLGETIIRIAKEESVSSLFSE; encoded by the coding sequence ATGGCCACCAACGATTTAATGATTTTTACTGGCAACGCGAACCCAAAACTCGCTAAAGACGTTGCAGACTATTTGCGCTTACCTTTGGGTCAAGCCGACGTCGGCCGTTTCTCTGACGGTGAAATCGCGGTAGAAATCAATGAAAATGTTCGCGGCAAAGACGTGTTCATCTTGCAATCCACATGCGCACCGACCAACGACTCATTGATGGAAGTGCTGACCATGGTGGATGCACTCAAACGTGCATCAGCTGGCCGCATCACCGCAGCCATTCCTTACTTTGGTTACGCCCGCCAAGATCGCCGCACCCGTTCTGCCCGTGTGGCCATCACTGCTAAATTGGTTGCCAACATGCTGGTTGCAGCAGGTGTTGACCGTGTGATGACAATGGATCTGCACGCAGATCAAATCCAAGGCTTCTTTGACGTGCCTGTCGACAACATCTACGCCTCACCATTGCTGCTGGATGACCTGTTCGCCAAAAAATTCGACGACATGGTGGTGGTTTCCCCCGACGTGGGTGGTGTCGCACGTGCACGCGCATTTGCTAAAAAATTGGAATGCGATTTGGCCATCATCGACAAACGCCGCCCCAAAGCGAATGTGTCTGAAGTCATGAATATCATTGGCGACATCGAAGGCCGCACATGCGTCTTGATGGATGACATGGTGGACACCGCAGGAACATTGTGCAAAGCAGCCGACGTCCTCAAAGCACGTGGCGCAAAGCAAGTGCTCGCTTACTGCACACACCCTGTATTGAGTGGCCCAGCCATCGAACGCTTGACCGACTCCGTGCTGGATGAATTGGTCGTGACCGATACCATTCCATTGTCCGCCGCAGCCATTGCCAGCGGCAAAATCCGCCAGCTCAGCTGTGCTAAATTATTGGGCGAAACGATCATTCGCATCGCCAAAGAAGAATCTGTCAGCTCATTGTTCTCAGAATAA
- a CDS encoding DMT family transporter, which yields MSRSALVKFMSLAAIWGCSFLFMRIIAPVVGGFWTAEMRLAIGALTLLTLMQVRHLPLNTHHWRHYMVTGFLNCALPFTLFGLAGRVLPAGYSAVLNSTVPLWVSVFGIWLLKDPITPQGFIALLLGITGVALVAQPSGDIVWSHAFVSGVLACTVASMVYALSAIYTKTRAVGVSPQAMATMSQLFGAAMLLPVACFASPEIGDITMPVVISTLLLGIMCSGIAFWLFYQLINEIGPLMVSGVTFFVPLFGMLWGWLILNEHLGWNVFGGCALIIAGAFLLYLNNLKAQKVKHEQLL from the coding sequence ATGAGCCGCTCCGCCTTAGTTAAATTCATGTCTCTTGCTGCCATTTGGGGCTGCTCATTTTTATTCATGCGCATCATTGCCCCAGTGGTGGGTGGCTTCTGGACAGCAGAAATGCGTTTGGCGATTGGCGCCCTCACCTTACTGACGTTGATGCAAGTGCGTCACTTGCCCCTTAACACGCACCATTGGCGACACTATATGGTGACGGGATTTCTAAATTGTGCGCTGCCTTTCACTTTATTCGGCTTGGCTGGTCGGGTTTTGCCCGCAGGTTATTCCGCAGTTTTGAATTCAACCGTGCCCTTGTGGGTGTCTGTGTTTGGCATTTGGCTGTTGAAAGACCCCATCACACCACAAGGCTTTATTGCATTATTGCTGGGCATCACAGGTGTTGCATTGGTTGCCCAACCTTCGGGGGACATCGTTTGGAGCCACGCTTTTGTCAGTGGCGTTTTAGCCTGCACTGTGGCATCGATGGTGTATGCGCTGTCCGCAATTTACACCAAAACCCGCGCCGTCGGCGTATCACCGCAAGCCATGGCCACCATGTCGCAACTGTTTGGAGCGGCCATGCTATTACCCGTCGCATGCTTTGCGAGTCCAGAAATTGGCGACATCACCATGCCCGTGGTCATCAGTACATTGCTGCTTGGCATCATGTGTTCAGGCATTGCATTTTGGCTTTTTTATCAGCTCATTAATGAGATCGGCCCATTGATGGTCAGTGGTGTGACATTTTTTGTGCCATTATTTGGCATGCTTTGGGGCTGGTTGATTTTGAACGAACACTTGGGCTGGAATGTGTTTGGCGGTTGCGCCCTGATCATCGCGGGGGCATTTTTGCTGTATCTTAACAATTTAAAAGCCCAAAAGGTCAAACATGAACAACTGCTGTAG
- a CDS encoding glutamate synthase subunit beta has protein sequence MGKITGFLEQVRLYPQYEAPDNRIKHYKEFVHALSDADASKQGSRCMDCGTPFCHNGCPINNIIPDFNDLVYQQDWQGAIDTLSLTNNFPEFTGRICPAPCEAACTLNINNDAVGIKSIEHAIIDKAWANNWIKPQKAKVKTGKRVAIVGSGPAGLACAQQLARVGHDVTVYEKNSRIGGLLRYGIPDFKLEKWLIDRRMGQMQEEGVTFKTGVAVGCDAFPAGAANGASLFISAEELTKQYDAVVLAIGSETPRDLPAPGRDLSGVHYALEWLIPQNQMVAGDGENPINAKGKHVVVIGGGDTGSDCVGTSNRHGAKSVTQFEVMPRPRELEDKSTTSVWPYWPMKMRTSSSHDEGCERDWSVTTKAFIGKNGKVEKLVCARVEFKDGKMLEVEGSEFEVKADLVLLAMGFVHPAQAILDAFGVNKDARHNAQASVDGAGAYATNVDKVFVAGDVRRGQSLVVWAIREGRQAAHHVDAHLMGDSDLPL, from the coding sequence ATGGGTAAAATAACTGGATTTTTGGAACAAGTGCGCCTTTATCCGCAGTATGAAGCACCAGATAATCGCATCAAGCATTACAAAGAATTTGTTCACGCATTGTCTGATGCCGATGCAAGCAAGCAAGGTTCACGTTGTATGGACTGTGGCACACCGTTTTGTCACAACGGCTGCCCAATCAATAACATCATCCCTGATTTTAACGATCTGGTCTATCAGCAAGACTGGCAAGGTGCGATTGACACCCTGTCTTTGACCAATAACTTCCCTGAGTTCACAGGGCGCATCTGCCCAGCGCCATGTGAAGCGGCGTGCACATTGAACATCAACAACGACGCGGTCGGCATCAAGTCAATTGAGCATGCCATCATTGACAAAGCATGGGCCAACAATTGGATCAAACCACAAAAAGCCAAAGTGAAAACAGGCAAGCGCGTGGCAATTGTGGGCTCTGGGCCAGCGGGCTTGGCGTGTGCTCAGCAGTTGGCGCGTGTGGGTCATGATGTGACCGTGTATGAGAAAAATTCGCGCATTGGCGGTTTGTTGCGTTATGGCATCCCTGATTTCAAACTTGAAAAATGGTTGATTGACCGTCGCATGGGGCAAATGCAAGAAGAGGGTGTCACTTTTAAAACGGGTGTTGCGGTGGGTTGCGATGCCTTCCCCGCGGGCGCTGCGAACGGTGCAAGCTTGTTCATCAGCGCTGAAGAGTTGACCAAGCAATATGATGCCGTGGTCTTGGCGATTGGCTCGGAAACGCCACGTGATTTGCCAGCGCCTGGGCGTGACTTGAGCGGCGTTCATTATGCTTTGGAATGGTTGATTCCGCAAAACCAAATGGTCGCGGGCGATGGTGAAAATCCAATCAATGCCAAAGGCAAGCATGTGGTTGTGATTGGTGGTGGCGACACAGGTTCTGATTGTGTGGGCACATCCAATCGCCATGGTGCAAAAAGTGTGACTCAGTTTGAAGTGATGCCACGTCCACGTGAGCTTGAGGACAAATCAACCACCAGTGTGTGGCCCTACTGGCCCATGAAAATGCGCACCTCGTCATCGCACGATGAAGGGTGTGAGCGCGATTGGTCTGTGACCACCAAGGCCTTTATTGGTAAAAATGGTAAAGTTGAAAAACTTGTGTGTGCGCGGGTTGAATTCAAAGACGGCAAAATGCTTGAGGTTGAAGGCAGCGAGTTTGAAGTGAAGGCTGACTTGGTGTTGTTGGCGATGGGCTTTGTTCATCCCGCACAAGCCATTTTGGATGCATTTGGCGTGAACAAGGATGCGCGTCACAATGCCCAAGCAAGCGTTGACGGTGCTGGCGCATATGCCACCAATGTCGATAAAGTGTTTGTGGCTGGTGACGTTCGTCGTGGTCAATCGTTGGTCGTTTGGGCAATTCGTGAAGGGCGCCAAGCGGCACACCATGTGGATGCTCATTTGATGGGCGACAGTGATTTGCCACTGTGA
- a CDS encoding LysR family transcriptional regulator: MRKNDDLAAWRIFFRVIELGSISKAANEANVEPSSISRRLSALEQRVGTQLLNRSSRSVTLTEAGAHAYEKIRLLVDEIDHATDALVLEPSTLSGLIRLAAPISLGDHDVLLQWLTDFQIRHPAIQIELKLSNSFVDLLEENIDLAIRVGALKDERLIARPLGEMHAIMCASPHYLEQHGTPQHPSELLNHRQVIYTGMMARGKVTLTRGEEQFSLMPQGHMRINHLNAIHRAVLAGAGIHLIAPLWHCVDDLQTGRLIQILPEWQLPSSPVHLMRQPHRHTPQRVQALSDWLHSHWTRWMDHTTA; this comes from the coding sequence GAAGCCAATGTAGAACCCTCGTCCATCAGCCGCCGTTTGAGCGCCTTAGAACAGCGCGTCGGCACGCAACTGCTTAACCGCTCCTCCCGCTCCGTTACACTCACAGAGGCCGGTGCACACGCATATGAAAAAATCCGTCTACTGGTTGATGAAATCGATCACGCCACCGATGCGCTCGTGCTTGAGCCTTCCACCCTGTCAGGGTTGATTCGACTGGCAGCGCCTATCTCACTGGGCGATCATGATGTTTTATTACAATGGCTCACCGATTTTCAAATCCGACACCCAGCCATTCAAATCGAATTGAAATTATCCAATTCATTTGTTGATCTTTTAGAGGAAAACATTGATCTCGCCATTCGTGTCGGCGCCCTAAAAGACGAACGCTTGATTGCCCGCCCATTGGGTGAGATGCACGCCATCATGTGCGCCAGCCCACACTACTTAGAACAGCACGGCACCCCTCAACATCCATCGGAGCTACTGAACCACCGCCAAGTCATTTACACGGGCATGATGGCACGCGGCAAAGTCACGCTCACACGTGGTGAAGAACAATTCAGCCTGATGCCACAAGGGCACATGCGCATCAATCACTTAAACGCCATTCACCGTGCCGTACTGGCGGGCGCGGGCATTCATTTGATTGCCCCTTTGTGGCATTGTGTGGATGATTTACAAACAGGTCGCTTGATTCAAATTTTACCTGAATGGCAATTACCCAGCTCTCCAGTCCACTTGATGCGCCAACCCCATCGCCACACGCCCCAACGGGTTCAGGCACTCAGTGATTGGCTGCACTCACATTGGACCCGCTGGATGGACCACACCACCGCATGA
- the pth gene encoding aminoacyl-tRNA hydrolase, protein MSTQTKLIVGLGNPGSEYDNTRHNAGWWLLDRLSQQFNVTLSPESKFHGLTARARIHGGDVWLLQPMQYMNRSGAAIAALAHFYKIPPENIIVLHDELDLPIGSAKMKLGGSSGGHNGLKDTQAKLGTDKFWRLRIGIDHPRNSAIPLQPVADYVLKPPKQAERSEINQSIDKAQDAINEWLTGNTQKAIQNLHSK, encoded by the coding sequence ATGAGCACTCAAACCAAACTGATCGTCGGCCTCGGCAACCCTGGCTCAGAATATGACAACACCCGGCACAACGCAGGCTGGTGGCTATTGGACCGACTGTCCCAACAATTTAACGTGACGCTGTCCCCCGAGTCAAAATTTCACGGCCTCACCGCGCGAGCACGCATTCACGGGGGTGACGTGTGGCTGCTGCAACCAATGCAATACATGAATCGCTCTGGCGCAGCGATCGCAGCCTTGGCCCATTTTTATAAAATCCCCCCCGAAAACATCATCGTGCTGCACGACGAACTCGACTTACCGATTGGCTCTGCAAAAATGAAACTTGGCGGCTCCAGCGGCGGCCACAATGGGTTAAAAGACACCCAAGCCAAACTCGGTACCGATAAATTTTGGCGCCTGCGGATTGGCATCGATCACCCACGCAACAGCGCCATTCCCCTCCAGCCCGTGGCCGACTACGTGCTCAAACCACCCAAACAAGCCGAGCGTTCTGAAATCAATCAATCCATAGACAAAGCGCAGGATGCGATCAACGAGTGGCTGACTGGCAACACTCAAAAAGCGATACAAAACCTGCATTCAAAATAG
- the grxD gene encoding Grx4 family monothiol glutaredoxin — protein MSNPTQEFIQQTIQDHAIVLFMKGTGQFPQCGFSGKAIQLLKSCGASKVATVNVLDDAEIRQGIKDFSQWPTIPQLYIQGEFIGGSDIMNEMFESGELQTLVAEAIKTQEA, from the coding sequence ATGAGCAACCCAACACAAGAATTCATCCAACAAACCATCCAGGATCACGCCATCGTTTTATTCATGAAAGGCACAGGCCAATTCCCCCAGTGCGGCTTTTCGGGTAAAGCCATCCAATTACTGAAAAGCTGCGGCGCAAGCAAAGTGGCAACCGTCAATGTTTTGGATGACGCAGAAATTCGCCAAGGCATCAAAGACTTTTCACAATGGCCAACCATCCCTCAGCTGTACATTCAAGGGGAGTTCATCGGCGGCTCGGACATCATGAATGAAATGTTTGAATCAGGCGAACTTCAAACATTGGTTGCCGAGGCCATCAAGACGCAAGAAGCTTAA